In Chrysemys picta bellii isolate R12L10 unplaced genomic scaffold, ASM1138683v2 scaf200, whole genome shotgun sequence, one DNA window encodes the following:
- the LOC135978268 gene encoding bromodomain-containing protein 4-like: MPDSSCFCVLLTLAGRLCLLAMAQFNTNAAFLTSQDLKIKNMGSWASLVQKPLTTPSSTAKSSSDSFEHFKRAAREKEEREKALKAQAEQVEKEKERLRREQERMRSRDDEDALEQARRVQEEVRRRQEQQQQQQQVSAAASAPQAQSSQPQSSQSMLDQQREMARKREQERRRREAMAATIDMNFQSDLLAIFEENLF, translated from the exons ATGCCAGACTCATCATGCTTCTGTGTGCTGTTAACATTAGCTGGGAGGCTTTGTCTGCTAGCTATGGCCCAGTTCAACACTAATGCTGCCTTCTTGACTTCACAGGATCTGAAAATAAAGAACATGGGCTCGTGGGCAAGCTTGGTCCAGAAACCCCTCACGACTCCATCCTCCACAGCAAAGTCCTCCAGCGATAGCTTTGAGCATTTCAAGAGGGCAGCGCGGGAGAAGGAGGAGCGGGAGAAGGCGCTCAAAGCTCAGGCAGAACAGGTGGAAAAGGAGAAGGAGCGGCTGAGGCGGGAGCAGGAAAGGATGAG GAGTCGTGATGATGAGGATGCCCTGGAGCAAGCTCGCAGAGTTCAGGAAGAAGTCCGAAGacgccaggagcagcagcagcagcagcagcaggtgtcagctgcagcctctgcgccccaaGCACAGAGCTCTCAGCCACAGTCCTCTCAGTCTATGCTGGATCAGCAGAGAGAGATGGCCAGAAAACGGGAGCAGGAGCGAAGGCGCAGAGAggca ATGGCAGCTACTATCGACATGAATTTCCAGAGCGATTTGTTGGCAATATTCGAAGAGAATCTTTTCTAA